TAACGGGCTGGGCTGCATAAACGATTTCCTGGTATGGGTTGCCAGTGACGTGGCCAAACGATTGGTCTGGAATTTTTTGCCTATGTGGCACTTTTTAAAAGCTCCAAAATTAGTCCCTATTATATAGTGGGATTATTTGAGTTTGATTCCAACGGTTATATTTTCTACAGAAGATAAATATACTGAGCAAAAAATTTGTGCACTGTCGATAAAAGGTACACTTTTATTGACAGTCCTTTTACTGTCAGTGATAAATTAATGTTCTAATCACATAAAACCCACtgtaatatttatgtttcaCACACAGTCACAGATGACAGAtacacattatatatatatatatgtagataaGAAGATGACAATAATAAAAGCTTTATCTGAAAGCATTGTCTATATGTGAAACGATCTGCAAATTTCCATTGTCTCTTTCATTCTCACGTCCCTCTCCATCTTTCTCATTTcgcttatttatttttcagaaaaagtaatttaattgtatattattattaaaaacaaaaaatacagtATATCACTAAGAAAAATGTCTGATGATATAAAAAAGATCTATTTTAATTGGTCTTTTgactaataatttataaaagtttattcATTCATtcaatcttcttcctcttccccCTTTCCTCCATAACTAATATAAAGCCTCTTTAATGACGAAAGGACCCATCTCCAAGAACAAACAGTaatctaacaatactaaaagcagTATATAGAGAGCATACAGAGTGCCACGTCAGATTTTTTATTCAAACCAATCAGAAGCGTTTTATGTGACACATCATCCCGGGCTCGCGGTGTGGGTTTCTGAGAAGTGTTGTGGGCTTCATCGAAGTGTTGTGGGCTAAACCGTAGCGTTCTGGGCTTCACAGAGTTTTGTGTTGTTTGTGTCGTTTTGATGAAACCTCGAAGAATCCATCGGTGAAACGAGATTCTCAGCGCCTCTCCCTCTTCGTCTTCTCGGATCGAAGAGCAGAGAAACCGCGATTTAATCGAGCCACTTCTACACAATCAATACCTCCATAATGATTTCGTTTCACCTCCCCCTTTTCATCCTCATCCtccttctttatatactgatcTTCTTTATTTCGTATCATCCAAAACCCTAGAATCACTCAAATCTCGATCCATGGCGATGAAACgaaatgggaagtctcttgccTCCTCCGGCTCCGATGAAGAGGTCATGTTCTTCAAGGATGTCTCTCTGGGTCCACACGAGACTCAGCTACGCTTCCGGCTAATCCATTTCTGGGAGGCTCGGAACCCGGTGAAGAAAACACTGATTGGCCTCGAAATGCTCCTCATCGACGAACAGGTGCGTCGATTATTCTAAAAAAAGTTTCCAGTTTGTCAGATCTATGTTTCTGGGAATTTTAAGCTAGCGTTTATTTTAGACGTTTTCTTCTAGGCTTGGTTAATAGTTAAAGTAGTGTTTGTTTTGTATCTGTTTTACTTCGGGTTTTATTCTTTCTGAGGTTTCATTCTGATTCTCATTTCAcggtttgtaatttttttgttccGACATCAGGGAACTGTTAGCTTTGTATCTGTTTTACTACTTCGGGTTTTATTCTTTCTGAGGTTTCATTCTGATTCTCATTTCAcggtttgtaattttttttccgaCATCATGAAACTGTTAGCTTTGTATCTGTTTTACTACTTCGGGTTTCACTCTTTTTGAGGTTTTTTTCTGATTATCATTTTTTGGTTTGTAATTTTTCCGACATCAGGGAACTGTTAGTTTTGTATAGGTTTTACTTCCGGTTTCGTTATTTTCTGAGGTTTCATTCTGATTCTCATTTCAtggtttgtatttttttccCGACATCAGGGAACTGTTATTCAAGGATTCATCCCACCGGGACGAATTAAGAAGTACTTGCCTGATATGAAACGTGGATCAGTTTACAAACTCATCAACTTTTACGGGTCGAAAAACAAACCGGTTTATCGCGTTGCTGATCATGTCGCAACCGTGTCTTTCACATGGAACTCTGAAATGTCGGTTCTTCACGAGATTCCCATCTCTTTTGGTGAAGACCGTTTCAGGTTTCATTCATACGAAGATTTTGAAGCCAACTGTGATCTCAAAGGTGACCTCTACGGTAAGCATATTGGTTTTACAAATCATCTCTCAGTTTCATTGCTTTGTATGTAGTTTGTTAGTCTATCCTCCTGTTTAGGTAAAGAAATCTAGAATTTTAGGGTTAAATAAGTAGTTGAAATATTTGGTTTATAGAGTTTTATTAGTCTTCTAACTTACTCTTTTCATGAAAATGTTATAGATGTTGTTGGTCACATGAAACTGGTCGATGGACAGACTCTTCTTGCACGTCCCAGCCTTGACGATGTGAAGATTGCTACCGCTCGGCACATTATGATTCATGTGCAGTCACATGAGTAAGTGTGTTCTTTATTCCAAGTAATCATCTCTCAGTAGTTCTTAAATCCCTATGAGTTTATTTTTGCAGTGGACCTGTGATGAAGCTCTACCTTTGGGACCAGGCTGCAGCAGACTTCTGCAAGAAATTCAACTCCAGTAAAAGCATTCCCACAGTGCTTTTGGTCACAACTGTTAACACCAAGCGTCTCGGAGGTAATTATTTAGCTTTTTAGACTCATTTTTTGAGTGATAATTGTGACATGTCTCTTAAGTGGTCAGCAACTTATTAACCATTCTAGCTTATTTACCATTCGTaaaatgtttttcttctttatcattAGCTTCTAAGTTTCACACAATCCTTTTTAATGGCGATGAACAGGTACCCTTGCCCTGGCTTCTATGTCCTCCACACGGGTGTTCATGGACTATGATGTCCAACCAACCAGGGATTATTTCTCTTGGTATGTATCCCCGTCTTCATCATCTATTCTATACAGTTTATCTGAAGCGTACACTTACACTTATAGGAGTGAATGACTAAACACTGCTTTACGTTTTGTTTCAGGCTGAGCTCCAACCCCGAGATTGCTAATCAGGTTATCGCAGACGTCATCACTAAGCGTGAGACACTGACTATAGCAGATATATTCTCATACATGACTCAAGAATCTGCAAAGGTAAAAGTAAAGCTATATTACTTTCTCATTTTGAAACGCTACTATATTTTAATCACATGATTATAAACTGATGCAGGATGCCTTTTTTGAGTGCACGGCTACAATTGATGATGTTGTGCATGGCTCTTCTTGGTACTATATTGCATGCAGTGAGTGCCATTCTAAGGCTACCAAGGGCCCATCTTCGTTGATTTGTACAAACACAAAATGTGAGAAGGTTAACACAGTTGGCATTCCACAGTATGTTTTCTCTCCCTAATATTGAATTCTTCTTTCACTGGTATTAGTTTTTGGTTATTACATTCGTGACGTTATTTTCTAATTCTAACACAACAGGTACCGTGCAAAGATTTCGGTTTATGACAAGACCGAACAAGCTTTTTTTGTCCTCCTTGGAGATGCTGGGCGTGAGTTGACTGGGAGGCACGCATCCGAGTTGGTTAACAGCTACTTTGAGGTAACTGAGCATCAGTTTGTAGTCTCAAatgattttttccttttttttgttgatattcACTCAAGTCATTTGAACTGACATTATTATACTTGAACGTAAGGTTAATAAAAGCGAAGGAGCTGACCATGTGGTGCCTGTCCCGGAAGCTCTAATCAGCACCATCGGACAGACACATAAGTTCTGTGTGAAAGTTACAGACCACAACTTCTCAGGCAATACCCGAGCCATAACTGTCACCAAGATCCTCCCTCTAGACACACCACCACCCACAGAAGCCTCAGTTGGAAATGACATTGCAACAACCTCCGAGGAAGCATTGCAGTCTGGAAACGATGTCTGCGAACATCCCAAAAGCCGTGGAGATTCTCTAGATGAGGAGAGCAAGAGGACGTGTACCAGGACTGATCCAGAGACAGCTAAACGCCCAAGATGTGAGAATTAGAGCTTGAGTTCATTGGTTTTTGAGTGTTTGCTTTCCAGTTCAAGGAttggtttttttctttaaatttgctGCAGTTTAAGTACTTTTGGGTTTTTTTAAAGACAATGCAATGTCTGTTTTCTATTTAAGACTTTGTTTCCAAAGCAATGAAAGCTTACAGGTCTTTGACGCAAAACTTTGCTTTGTAGCAAGTTCATGATTTAGAACAGCAGTGCTGTTGGATAGACTTCGGTAAACAATCTGTGTAACAGCCGTATTGTTGAAGTCATTTGTGTCCTCAAACTGCCATAACCAacataacaaaaacaaaccaaaaaactTTAGGAAACTTGATTCACCCACGGGTGACTTTAGGAAATTTGCCAGATTTATGtgtataaaatattcttttgctTATAAACAAGAAACCCACTCACCCTTGCTAATCTTCAACGCCTCTCTCATTCCAACGATTCTGTTTCACACCCACTTTGAAAAGGTATTCTTTGGCCACGCTCATTTTAGTTAGTATTGTGTAGATTGGTTTGGCCATAGTGTATTGCTTTTGattgaattttattatattctgcTCTGTTTATATATGCCTTTGGCCCCATTTTTCattcaagtttgatttgtttttataatataaaagcCTTAAGCTTTCTCTGTTTTGGTCAGCCATTACTCATTATATGTTTCACTAGAGTGTAGAGATTTTGAtgaaaacttatcatattttgctCTGTTTTAGTGGGCAAAATTATGATACTTCATTCCACTGTTCAGTTTTAAATAAACTTAAAGACTTTATTTTTGTCAGTGTTTGGTCCATTTACGTACAATTCAagtgaaaaaaataagggaaaaaaatatcaaggatcgagtaattttttttttgatgtctTTGTGGAGTTTAAGTTTCTCTTTGGTCAAGGAATTGGAATAtccaatccaatcaaaccatgatttAGTTTCTGTTAGCggattctgcaaaaaaaatataaaaatataaatatgaaaaaatagaatatcacaAAACCTAAAAGctgaatataatttaaaatatatttcaaaactgGCCCAGATAAATGTAACATAAATgccaaaaaattaataacaaacatGCAATGAAACTGAAGGTTTAATAAACTAATATCTATTGTAAACTTATATATGTGATAGTAATTATATGGGATGAAagtaatatattttactaatttatgTTCACTTCTTTCTTAATTCCAGGCTCTCTAACTCAGGAAACAACATCACATCTACACCattttcttcaaaaagattCACCATCTTATTTATGATTTCTGCTACTTTGTGTTAAAACTTTTACATCTCCTCTTACTAACGATAATGACTTCCTTCTGATTGTAAACATGGTTTAtaccaaattttattttctaaacagaTCTACTATACTCTGGACAACCTAAAAGCTtatcaaatcaaattatttaaacacatattccgcgcgtagcgcggacaaggGATCTAGTCCTCTTTAATAtccacaattaaagattaaagaTCCTCTTTTTATTAGACGGGTAGATGAAGAGACAAGGGTCCCTTTAATTATCGCTGAAGATCTTCAACCTCAATCATGTTGggcaatctttttcttttgtatgtaGAAACAAAAGTTTGCGGTTTTTAActtctaaaaaaaaagtttaccagTCCATGACAAAGCTCAGTGCTTGATTGGCTCCACTGTCTCTGTAAAGAAAAAGTTTGCATTTTTTTCTGTCCCATTTCAACCTCAATTCTCAGTGGTAAGCAAATCTCTGACTCTGATATTCATGTAAATACTACATTATTAGACTAAAGgaagtttattttttaactgagaacttttttttactgaaaatcTCACTTTAGGACACAGTTATGTATCTAGAAGAATCAAATTTTCAGACACAACTAGAAgaattctctgttttttttttccaggtttatTTGCTAATCAATGGAGAAAAGGAGATCACCAAGAAGCAGCAAGAGTCCTGGAACTGCAATTTTCCCTAAAAGCCCTCTTGTCTACGAGAGTTATAAGTCTGGTTGTGGTTGGAAACTGATCAACTTCTTTGATTTCAGACATGTTAAATCTGGTAATAAGAAACTGAGTTCAGACAAGAAACCCATCAGAGATTCTGCAGGTTAGTAGTACCAGTAGTGTGTTTCTTGGATCACTTCTTGTtcttagttttacatttttgattctTGTGTTTCTGCAGGTAATGTTTATACTAAAAGCCAGCTTGATCTGCTCAACAGACTTCATGATAAATGTCAGTGTCATGATGTAAgttctttaaaaaattgttaGTTCTTGAGTTAGCCTTTTGTACTTATAAATGAATCTCTTGATTTGTTCAGCGGATTGTGGAAGGAGAGAGTTCATATAAGCCTACAACGAGGAGAAGATCTTTAAGTTCTGAAACAGAAGATGAGAGATATGAATCAAAACCTGCTCAGGGTTTCCTAGAGAGAGATATAAAGAGGAGAAAGAATCTAAGGGAGGCAACTTCTTTGAGTGAAGTTGAGAAGACAAATGATAAGGATAAGCAAATGGATTTGAAGAATGGGAGAGATTGTAAGAAGAGCTCAGAGATTAACCTTCAAGTTCGTGTGAATGAAAGGTTGATTAGTTCCAAGGCAGATGAGAAAGGAAAAGACCGGTCTAATCAGTTCATGGAAGCATTAGATATCCTAAGTTCCAACAAAGAATTGTTCATTACACTCTTACAAGATCCCAATTCTATCTCAGCCAAGAAAGGTCAAGACTTGGAGAGACCTCAGGTGAAGGAACTGCGTGATAAATCTCTTTCAGTGGCTGATGATTTGGATAACATTGTTCTCTTGAAGCCTAGATTCAAACATCTAGCCAAGAAGGTGAAGCTTGTTGCTGGATCTAACAAAGACAGTAACCACACAGAAACTACACCAGAATGTAGCGGTAAAGCTAGAGAAACTGAAGCTTTTGCTGTAAGAAACAGTGATGTTTCTACCAGTACAGTTGGCCATAGAAGCCCGGAGTCACCGGTGTTTAGACGCAAGAAGCGGGTTGAGTCTGATGTCTTCAAGCTAAGCCTTGAGAAGGATGTTTTGCCAAGAAGATTCTTGGTGGAAAGGCAACAGGAGAGATCAAATTCTTCACCGGTGTATGAAGTTCCTAAGGCATTGAGTAGTTTGGAGACAAAACTCAAAGAGATAAGACAGAAgctggagaagagaagagagagcttCAAGCTGTGGTCCGTGGACAAGGACTTGGAGGTTTTTGATCCGAATCCTCCCAACTCCAACGACAATTGTACAAACCTAGAGAGGATCCATTTGGAAGAAGAAACAGTAGAAGAGAAGATTGGATTAGTATCTTTTGATGATCTTCTAGAGAAATACTCTATTCACAAGTTTGTGAAGAAAGTTCTTGAAGCTTCAAGACTGAACTGGACTAATCTCATGGTGAGATGCAACGAAGAAACATCACTACTAGACGAGTTCTCACACGGCAATCACAACAACGGtcagcttcttcttgttcttgattaCACAGACGAGATTCTCCGCGAGATTAACCGTCAAGCCATCATCAAGTTTTGGCCTTTCTTACCATCTTCCTTTAGAGAAGAAGACCTGATTCAGGAGACGCTGAGACGTTTTGACTGGAGTTTGCTCTGCTGTGACACTCCAAGAAGTACATTGGATCAGATCATTGAGGCTGATGTGGTAAAGCCATCATGTCTTTGGTCGGGTATTCGTGATGAAAATGAAGGTGTTGTCTCTGATGTAGCTGAAAATATTCTGCAACGGTTGGTGCTTGACATCTCCCATGAGCTAAGAACAATGCATGATATGTAGATTAATCTGAAATTTGTACGTGCTATAAGCtattcaacattttttttggtatgTATAAAAAGAAATTTCAGTTGAAGTTTAAAGCCTCTGACTTGAAAAGTTTTGACTTTGACCAATCCGAGATTCTGAGTAGACCTGAGCATTTTAAGGTAAAACTAAAATAGCAATTTTGTTTCACAAAcccttattaatttatatattttgattgatttagaaatccatatagtatttataaatccaaataaaatatgcaaatttgAAGGTTTTTTCTTGGATTTGAGACTATgtatttttaagtaaaaaatccaaacaaatccattcaaatctattcaaatccattcaaatccattataaaatcaaatatattagtaaatccgtacgattgaataacacttgattatGAGTCTgtattgttgatgacaaaaaaaaaaaaaaaaaaaagaataacacttgatttaatatagaatttatgtatcattaaaccaataacacatgattttaatacaaattttaaaatcacagaaccaataacactagattttgttaggatttttaaatctattaaaatacaacaaccaataacccctacttatacaaaaaaaattgaatcgaatctataaacaaatgaatattttaatagccaaaatattatttatatacataaatatttatatattatttatatttagttaaaataattttatatcaaaaattaagaagaaaaagaattctcaaataaaatattatctaaaTTATCTGAATCATATGGTGATTTAATTTCAACAATTCGATTTGTCTAATATTTCGTCGAAacaaccaaaatattttcttcaaattATCTAATACTCCATCCGTTACAGTGCAACTGCCATTGTATagtatagtttttattttaaaacaaatatcgTTTTGCAgtttcaatacaaaatttattaataatatcatacaatttattttatattggttgaaatatgagtaaggatatatatatatatatataattgtgttttattttaaaaatatgtaaaattaaatattttcttaatctatgtgcataaacctaaaataacaattaaaataagaaatattatccaaaaaaatccaaactgCATTGAACCAccaatttttttgtgtgtatcAACAGATTTCTAATGaaaacttagaaaaaaaaagaaccaaaactggaattttatttgataaatatttaaactttgGGCTTATTGGCTTACTAGccatatttaaaaagaaaatcaagagaATAGACATGATTTTGACAGAATGTAGTGACTGTCTTTTTACCATCATTCCAGCCGGTTATACCCTTGTTAGTAACAGGTATCCGGTTTCTTCACATAAAGAAAACGACGTGGTGATTTTGTGACCCATAGTAATAGTGAGCGAATTTTAAAAGCGCGTGAAATGAAACGGCGAAATAGAAGATAATGAAACGTATATTCTATACCGATTACAAGCGTTCCATACTAATTTGGGTAGAATAGTATCACTGTAAATCCAATTCCAATTGAAAGAACAGCAACACTGAAAATTTAGATATAAACTAATGAACTAAATCACTAAACCCAACTTAGAAATAGAAACCATTGACACAATCAATGTTTAAGCTAAAGAAAATGATAGTAGACCGTCTTATATTTCTAACGACTACAAAGAAAGTTAATTTCCATTTAACAACtacgaataaaaaaaattgaagtatactattttatttagcGGCGAACTATTCCATATGCTAAAGTATAAATGAGTAAGTTAATGATTATAAGTCTTATAGAGTTACTTACACAGTCGCACAATCTATTACGAGAATATTTCTATTCAATCTAACCCGTACTATTTAAAATGGTACTATGTACACAGTCGATCCATGTTTGACCAACATGAAATACAAAGCTAATGGAATGATAATAGAATACTTGAcagtaaacactaaacccaaattaGGGAAACATAAACCCCAATCCACCTTCCATAATACTGGAGACATGTATTTACAGTCCTCATGAGCAACATGAAATACAAAGTTAATGGGGATGGTAATAGAACACTTGAcattaaacactaaacccaagttaAGTAAATATAAACCCCAAAACATAGGCAAACCAAACCTTCGGGAAATTAAATCCACGTCTTATAATACTGGAGGTatgtatttgtgattttttgaaagaagaaaaagccATCCACGTATAACTTTATTGATCACATACATAAGCATCGAGAGTTATATTCCATATCATCTAAGTTTTATTCTATATCAGataaaaactaaaccctaaaatctaatcactaaatcctaacccaaatataaactctaaactcatatatcaaaatctaaaaaatacataatggtatgtaatattaaattaaattatgttatattaaattatattatgtaatatgcCAATTCTATATCACCAAAATTAGAACACATGATATGAAAGTTCAGAAatgttctattccatatccAAACAAAATAGAAACAAGTAATGCTTTCCCAATATTCCAGAAACTAAACCCTATCCAATCATCACGAAACCCTACACGAAAATATAAACCCcaattcatatataaaaatacgcAAGTATTAAATTTGTATGAATTCAGAAGCAAAATAAAGTGATATTAAACGTTTCAATTTATAGCATGAATGCAAATAAGatgatttttcattttacatgatcaaaatataatagaaacaTATAATAGGTGCTCTAACAGAATAAATGTGTTATGTAGAAGCACACGTGTGCGGATGGGCATGGCGATGACATAGGTTGAAATAGTTGTTAAAACTTTTGTTTCCAGTGGGTTCAAAGCCTGTCTCAAACAATCTACTCGCAAGGTTTAAATCGTCCATGCCAGATCTGAAGGATGAA
The nucleotide sequence above comes from Brassica napus cultivar Da-Ae chromosome A9, Da-Ae, whole genome shotgun sequence. Encoded proteins:
- the LOC125578032 gene encoding uncharacterized protein LOC125578032; this encodes MAMKRNGKSLASSGSDEEVMFFKDVSLGPHETQLRFRLIHFWEARNPVKKTLIGLEMLLIDEQGTVIQGFIPPGRIKKYLPDMKRGSVYKLINFYGSKNKPVYRVADHVATVSFTWNSEMSVLHEIPISFGEDRFRFHSYEDFEANCDLKGDLYDVVGHMKLVDGQTLLARPSLDDVKIATARHIMIHVQSHDGPVMKLYLWDQAAADFCKKFNSSKSIPTVLLVTTVNTKRLGGTLALASMSSTRVFMDYDVQPTRDYFSWLSSNPEIANQVIADVITKRETLTIADIFSYMTQESAKDAFFECTATIDDVVHGSSWYYIACSECHSKATKGPSSLICTNTKCEKVNTVGIPQYRAKISVYDKTEQAFFVLLGDAGRELTGRHASELVNSYFEVNKSEGADHVVPVPEALISTIGQTHKFCVKVTDHNFSGNTRAITVTKILPLDTPPPTEASVGNDIATTSEEALQSGNDVCEHPKSRGDSLDEESKRTCTRTDPETAKRPRCEN
- the BNAA09G12400D gene encoding uncharacterized protein BNAA09G12400D isoform X2, translating into MFILKASLICSTDFMINRIVEGESSYKPTTRRRSLSSETEDERYESKPAQGFLERDIKRRKNLREATSLSEVEKTNDKDKQMDLKNGRDCKKSSEINLQVRVNERLISSKADEKGKDRSNQFMEALDILSSNKELFITLLQDPNSISAKKGQDLERPQVKELRDKSLSVADDLDNIVLLKPRFKHLAKKVKLVAGSNKDSNHTETTPECSGKARETEAFAVRNSDVSTSTVGHRSPESPVFRRKKRVESDVFKLSLEKDVLPRRFLVERQQERSNSSPVYEVPKALSSLETKLKEIRQKLEKRRESFKLWSVDKDLEVFDPNPPNSNDNCTNLERIHLEEETVEEKIGLVSFDDLLEKYSIHKFVKKVLEASRLNWTNLMVRCNEETSLLDEFSHGNHNNGQLLLVLDYTDEILREINRQAIIKFWPFLPSSFREEDLIQETLRRFDWSLLCCDTPRSTLDQIIEADVVKPSCLWSGIRDENEGVVSDVAENILQRLVLDISHELRTMHDM
- the BNAA09G12400D gene encoding uncharacterized protein BNAA09G12400D isoform X1 translates to MEKRRSPRSSKSPGTAIFPKSPLVYESYKSGCGWKLINFFDFRHVKSGNKKLSSDKKPIRDSAGNVYTKSQLDLLNRLHDKCQCHDRIVEGESSYKPTTRRRSLSSETEDERYESKPAQGFLERDIKRRKNLREATSLSEVEKTNDKDKQMDLKNGRDCKKSSEINLQVRVNERLISSKADEKGKDRSNQFMEALDILSSNKELFITLLQDPNSISAKKGQDLERPQVKELRDKSLSVADDLDNIVLLKPRFKHLAKKVKLVAGSNKDSNHTETTPECSGKARETEAFAVRNSDVSTSTVGHRSPESPVFRRKKRVESDVFKLSLEKDVLPRRFLVERQQERSNSSPVYEVPKALSSLETKLKEIRQKLEKRRESFKLWSVDKDLEVFDPNPPNSNDNCTNLERIHLEEETVEEKIGLVSFDDLLEKYSIHKFVKKVLEASRLNWTNLMVRCNEETSLLDEFSHGNHNNGQLLLVLDYTDEILREINRQAIIKFWPFLPSSFREEDLIQETLRRFDWSLLCCDTPRSTLDQIIEADVVKPSCLWSGIRDENEGVVSDVAENILQRLVLDISHELRTMHDM